A genomic region of Leptotrichia hofstadii contains the following coding sequences:
- the mraY gene encoding phospho-N-acetylmuramoyl-pentapeptide-transferase has product MLYLLQELFINNWRVLRVFKSIMLRASVAFMIAFLFMLILGKPFIAWLKKKKYGDTAREEGPKSHFDKSGTPTMGGLLIIGAILFATAIAGNFTNKFIIFLFVITILFTTIGFYDDYLKLTKHKKGLSGKKKILGQLIITALTFSFVYKFGLVSKTIDFSIINPLIKNSYLYITPILFFIFVAFVIIGSSNAVNLTDGLDGLVSGPTIVVSITLLIITYLTGNVKYAKYLNLYYVPQAAEMIVYLASVIGALIGFLWYNFYPAQVFMGDTGSLTLGGILGIIVIFIKQELLLPIAGFIFIMEALSVMIQVWHFKTFGKRVFKMAPIHHHFELLGLPETKVTIRFWIVSIMTCLLTFVILKLR; this is encoded by the coding sequence ATGTTATATTTACTGCAAGAGTTATTTATCAATAACTGGAGAGTTTTACGTGTTTTTAAATCAATAATGTTGAGAGCGTCTGTGGCGTTTATGATTGCGTTTCTGTTTATGTTAATTTTAGGAAAACCGTTTATTGCTTGGCTTAAAAAGAAAAAATATGGAGATACAGCAAGAGAAGAAGGGCCTAAATCACATTTTGACAAGTCTGGAACGCCTACAATGGGAGGACTTCTAATAATTGGTGCAATTTTATTTGCAACTGCTATTGCTGGTAATTTTACAAATAAATTTATTATATTTTTATTTGTAATTACAATTTTATTTACAACAATTGGATTTTATGATGACTATTTAAAATTGACAAAGCACAAGAAAGGGCTTTCTGGAAAGAAAAAAATATTAGGACAACTAATAATCACAGCATTAACATTCAGCTTTGTATATAAATTCGGACTTGTAAGCAAAACAATTGATTTTTCAATAATAAATCCATTAATTAAAAATTCATATTTATATATAACTCCAATACTGTTCTTTATTTTTGTGGCATTTGTAATAATCGGTTCTTCAAATGCGGTAAATTTGACAGATGGACTGGATGGACTTGTGAGCGGACCTACAATTGTAGTAAGTATTACGCTTTTAATTATTACTTATTTAACTGGAAATGTAAAATATGCAAAATACCTAAATCTTTATTACGTTCCGCAGGCAGCTGAAATGATAGTTTATTTAGCCTCAGTAATCGGAGCTTTAATTGGTTTCTTATGGTATAATTTCTATCCAGCACAAGTGTTTATGGGAGATACAGGTTCTTTAACATTGGGTGGAATTTTAGGAATTATTGTTATTTTTATAAAGCAAGAGCTGTTATTGCCGATTGCTGGATTTATATTTATTATGGAAGCCTTGTCAGTTATGATTCAAGTCTGGCACTTTAAAACTTTTGGAAAACGGGTGTTCAAAATGGCACCAATACATCATCATTTTGAACTGCTGGGATTGCCTGAAACAAAAGTTACAATAAGATTCTGGATTGTTTCAATAATGACATGTCTATTAACATTTGTAATTTTGAAATTAAGATAA
- a CDS encoding UDP-N-acetylmuramoyl-tripeptide--D-alanyl-D-alanine ligase, producing MNKAEVFQSFFNKVEISDFEINNISINSKELGKNDIFVAIRGGNNFVNEALEKGAFAVYDSKTLKIDEKYANRAFFVNDSVEFLQNFAKEWRKNLDIKVIGITGSNGKTTVKDMIYHLLSQKYKGKKTEGNYNNHIGLPFTLLRAEEDDKFIILEMGMSGFGEIDLLGQIALPDINVITNIGESHLEFLKTKENVFLAKTEIIPYIKNTLVINGDDEYLKNVKAENIEVVRALSLENNEFREKTSDFYYGDVHFNENGTDFFLKYFGKICQSTVERNYKTNVLGEHNVLNLVMAIAVAKQFGMEDKIISEAVKNIGLTGMRFQIIENGDTTYINDAYNASPMSMEKSLETFSQIYNDRLKIMVLGDMLELGENELELHSSLFNTIKNTKFDKLYLFGERMKSLFEKIKENVDNENLKNKEFGHFDEKEKIKEKIRQISEQKAVLLKASRGMRLEEIIEK from the coding sequence ATGAATAAAGCTGAAGTGTTTCAAAGTTTCTTTAATAAAGTAGAAATATCAGATTTTGAGATAAATAATATTTCGATTAACTCGAAAGAACTTGGTAAAAATGATATTTTTGTTGCTATCAGAGGTGGGAACAATTTTGTTAATGAAGCGTTGGAAAAAGGTGCTTTTGCTGTTTATGACAGTAAAACTTTAAAAATAGATGAAAAATATGCTAATCGTGCATTTTTTGTAAATGATAGTGTTGAATTTTTACAAAATTTTGCTAAGGAATGGCGAAAAAATTTAGATATAAAAGTAATTGGAATTACGGGAAGTAATGGAAAAACCACTGTAAAGGATATGATTTACCATTTGCTTTCACAAAAATATAAAGGAAAAAAGACTGAAGGGAATTACAATAATCATATTGGATTGCCCTTCACTTTGTTGCGTGCTGAAGAAGATGACAAATTTATTATTCTGGAAATGGGAATGAGCGGTTTTGGAGAAATTGATCTTCTTGGACAGATTGCATTGCCTGATATTAATGTAATTACCAACATTGGTGAATCACATCTGGAATTTTTGAAAACAAAGGAAAATGTATTTTTGGCAAAGACGGAGATTATTCCTTATATTAAAAATACGCTTGTAATCAATGGAGATGATGAATATTTAAAAAATGTAAAAGCTGAAAATATTGAAGTTGTAAGGGCTTTGAGTCTAGAAAATAATGAGTTTAGAGAGAAGACGTCTGATTTTTATTATGGGGACGTTCATTTTAACGAAAATGGAACTGATTTTTTTCTAAAATATTTTGGAAAAATTTGTCAAAGTACGGTTGAGAGAAATTATAAGACGAATGTTCTAGGGGAACATAATGTATTAAACTTAGTTATGGCAATCGCTGTGGCTAAACAATTCGGAATGGAAGATAAAATAATCAGTGAAGCTGTGAAAAATATTGGCTTGACTGGAATGCGGTTTCAAATAATTGAAAACGGTGATACAACATATATTAACGATGCCTATAATGCAAGTCCAATGTCTATGGAGAAATCACTTGAAACATTTTCCCAAATATATAACGACAGACTAAAAATAATGGTTCTAGGAGATATGCTGGAACTGGGAGAAAATGAGCTTGAACTTCATAGCAGCCTTTTTAATACAATAAAAAATACAAAATTTGACAAACTTTATTTATTTGGAGAAAGGATGAAAAGCCTATTTGAAAAAATAAAGGAAAATGTGGACAATGAAAATTTAAAAAACAAGGAATTTGGACATTTTGATGAAAAAGAAAAAATAAAAGAAAAAATAAGACAGATTTCTGAACAAAAGGCAGTGCTGTTAAAAGCATCACGAGGAATGAGATTAGAAGAAATCATAGAAAAATAA
- a CDS encoding glycoside hydrolase family 1 protein, giving the protein MAKLKFPDNFWWGSATSGPQSEGRFNKKSRNIFDYWFDTDKKAFFDGVGPNVASNFYNSFREDIKLYKEMGLNSLRTSIQWTRLIKDFETGEADEDGVRFYTEVIEEFEKNGITLVMNLFHFDMPIELQEKYGGWESKHVVELFVKYARKAFELFGDKVKYWTTFNEPIVPVEAQYMYQFHYPLIVDGKKAMQVLYNTALASAKVIGEFRKIESLKKKGKIGVILNLTPSYPRSENEEDVKAAKISDVFFNNSFLDPAIYGKFPELLIEILEKDGVLWESTEEELKVIAENTVDFLGVNYYQPRRIKARKTEFDISKNGWLPDKYFENYDMPGKRMNIYRGWEIYPQAIYDIAKNIQDNYKNIKWFISENGMGVEGEEKFKNEQGIIEDDYRIDFFREHLTHLHRAIEEGSNCFGYHTWTPIDCWSWTNAYKNRYGFISVDLPTQIKTVKKSGYWIKKVSETNEIDGWDIKKD; this is encoded by the coding sequence ATGGCAAAATTGAAATTTCCAGATAATTTCTGGTGGGGATCGGCTACTTCGGGACCACAGAGTGAGGGGAGATTTAATAAAAAGAGCAGAAATATATTTGATTACTGGTTTGATACAGATAAGAAGGCATTTTTTGATGGTGTAGGACCAAATGTGGCTTCAAATTTTTATAACAGCTTTAGGGAAGATATAAAATTGTATAAGGAAATGGGGCTTAATTCACTAAGAACATCGATTCAATGGACACGGCTAATAAAGGATTTTGAAACTGGGGAAGCTGATGAGGATGGAGTGAGATTTTATACAGAGGTTATAGAGGAATTTGAGAAAAATGGGATTACTCTTGTGATGAATTTGTTCCATTTTGATATGCCAATAGAATTGCAGGAAAAATATGGCGGCTGGGAATCAAAGCATGTGGTAGAATTGTTTGTAAAATATGCCAGAAAAGCATTTGAGCTGTTTGGGGACAAGGTGAAATACTGGACGACTTTTAATGAGCCTATAGTACCTGTGGAAGCACAGTACATGTATCAATTCCATTATCCGCTTATTGTAGATGGGAAAAAAGCTATGCAGGTTTTGTATAATACGGCACTTGCTTCGGCAAAGGTAATTGGGGAATTTAGGAAAATAGAATCGTTGAAAAAAAAAGGGAAAATAGGAGTAATTTTGAATTTGACGCCATCGTATCCAAGAAGTGAAAATGAAGAGGATGTAAAGGCCGCCAAAATATCAGATGTGTTTTTTAATAATTCATTTTTAGATCCTGCGATTTATGGCAAATTTCCTGAATTATTGATAGAAATACTGGAAAAGGATGGAGTCTTGTGGGAAAGTACAGAAGAGGAACTAAAAGTTATTGCAGAAAATACAGTTGACTTTCTAGGAGTGAATTATTATCAGCCAAGAAGAATAAAGGCTCGAAAAACGGAATTTGATATTTCTAAAAATGGCTGGCTGCCTGATAAATATTTTGAAAATTATGATATGCCGGGGAAAAGAATGAATATTTACAGAGGATGGGAAATTTATCCGCAGGCGATTTATGATATTGCTAAAAATATTCAGGATAACTATAAAAATATAAAATGGTTTATTTCAGAAAATGGAATGGGAGTTGAAGGAGAAGAAAAATTTAAGAATGAACAGGGGATAATTGAAGATGACTACAGAATAGATTTTTTTAGGGAACATCTGACACATCTTCATAGAGCAATAGAAGAAGGTTCAAACTGCTTTGGCTATCACACTTGGACACCGATAGACTGCTGGTCCTGGACAAATGCCTACAAAAACAGATACGGATTTATCTCGGTAGATTTGCCAACGCAAATAAAGACGGTAAAAAAATCAGGGTACTGGATAAAGAAAGTTTCTGAAACTAACGAAATTGATGGCTGGGATATTAAAAAAGATTAA
- a CDS encoding ankyrin repeat domain-containing protein, with protein sequence MTIYSATDMGTYEEFLKLFKEGDQNKISSSGRSLLFIALCNTKSKERYRIANFLINKGADVKIITEDGMSMFFPLFSHGWQDIVKTTILCKTLLEKGADITTIHKKEKTVSFKELFNIGTPEIEMLPLYQLIFSQPGLPLLVKDKWGLTVIEFARRFNRLIAVKMMEDYVKKYNLKEEN encoded by the coding sequence ATGACAATTTATTCAGCAACAGATATGGGAACATATGAAGAATTTCTAAAATTATTTAAAGAAGGTGATCAAAATAAAATAAGTTCATCAGGAAGAAGTTTACTTTTTATAGCATTATGTAATACAAAATCAAAAGAAAGATATAGAATAGCAAATTTTTTAATAAATAAAGGAGCTGATGTTAAAATAATAACAGAAGATGGAATGAGTATGTTTTTTCCATTATTTTCTCATGGATGGCAAGATATAGTAAAAACAACAATTTTGTGTAAGACATTATTGGAAAAAGGTGCAGATATAACAACAATACATAAGAAAGAGAAAACGGTTTCATTCAAAGAATTATTTAATATCGGCACCCCTGAAATAGAAATGTTACCGTTGTACCAACTGATATTTTCTCAACCAGGACTTCCTCTTTTAGTAAAGGATAAATGGGGATTAACAGTAATTGAATTTGCGAGAAGGTTTAATAGACTAATAGCGGTGAAAATGATGGAAGATTATGTAAAGAAATATAATTTAAAAGAAGAAAATTAG
- a CDS encoding prolyl oligopeptidase family serine peptidase — MKTKVLVFVGLFLVSVLGISSELPFPTIPIISYSLNAKVFDYGQNIVSIEIDTKGQGKNIQNKQIDKDTFKVFAKGTLPKEAGIVLDEKTKSLGAFEVEREIENIFVNDKGNIVINLKYGKDVAGANTLSYVTGDVSRNILMDLEYRVEQKKGIKGYKAGFYRQGKIVDEEADKFVAAKSKSGVNYQYFKPVNKDDGKKHPLIIWFHGNGEGGYKDYRNNVSQKLANRGAVAFAEDKTQKIFGGAYVVAPQADDTWYNNYTKGYIKSVKAMIDEFASENNVDKNRIYVFGASAGGYMSFRMMIEYPDYFAAFSTSAAALDKAATSGGVATTTQDLMKIRNKPLWMVHAQNDPTISYENTSKRVYDVLSKYGAILSSYPNVKIHETEYNGHWSWIYSLRNMPVNNKGEHLFEWMAKQRLKK; from the coding sequence ATGAAAACTAAAGTATTGGTGTTTGTAGGTTTGTTTTTGGTGAGTGTGTTGGGAATTTCTAGTGAATTACCCTTTCCAACTATTCCAATTATTTCGTATTCGTTAAATGCGAAAGTATTTGATTATGGGCAGAATATTGTTTCCATTGAGATTGATACAAAAGGGCAAGGGAAAAATATTCAAAATAAACAAATTGATAAAGATACATTTAAAGTTTTTGCTAAAGGAACTTTGCCAAAAGAGGCTGGAATTGTGCTTGACGAAAAAACCAAATCTCTTGGAGCATTTGAAGTTGAGAGGGAAATTGAGAATATTTTTGTAAATGATAAGGGGAATATTGTTATTAATTTGAAATATGGAAAAGATGTGGCTGGAGCAAATACTTTGAGTTATGTTACTGGGGATGTTTCTCGAAATATATTGATGGACTTGGAGTATAGAGTGGAGCAAAAAAAGGGGATAAAGGGTTATAAAGCAGGATTTTATAGACAAGGGAAAATTGTTGATGAGGAAGCTGATAAGTTTGTGGCGGCGAAGTCTAAAAGTGGAGTGAACTATCAATATTTTAAACCTGTTAATAAAGATGATGGGAAGAAACATCCGCTTATAATCTGGTTTCATGGGAATGGTGAAGGCGGATACAAGGATTATCGGAATAATGTTTCACAAAAATTGGCAAATCGTGGTGCAGTGGCTTTTGCAGAAGATAAAACACAAAAGATATTTGGCGGGGCTTATGTTGTGGCACCACAGGCTGATGACACTTGGTACAATAATTATACCAAAGGGTATATAAAATCAGTAAAGGCCATGATTGATGAATTTGCTTCTGAAAATAACGTTGATAAAAATAGAATTTATGTTTTTGGAGCTTCTGCTGGTGGATACATGTCATTTAGAATGATGATTGAATATCCAGATTATTTTGCAGCATTTAGTACAAGTGCGGCTGCTCTTGATAAAGCGGCTACTTCTGGCGGAGTTGCAACTACTACACAGGATTTGATGAAAATAAGAAATAAACCGCTTTGGATGGTTCACGCACAAAATGATCCGACTATTTCCTACGAAAATACAAGTAAAAGAGTTTACGATGTTCTTTCAAAATATGGAGCAATACTTTCCTCTTATCCAAATGTAAAAATTCATGAAACTGAGTACAATGGACACTGGAGCTGGATTTATAGTCTTAGAAATATGCCTGTGAATAATAAAGGGGAACATTTGTTTGAGTGGATGGCAAAGCAACGTTTGAAAAAATAA
- a CDS encoding ABC-ATPase domain-containing protein, translating to MRIERYMASKGEFTEMKNYKELEKTLFSMDGKSYSAYKSLKGEYKFEKYIFAIDHVQSDPYAPPSKMRVIMDRKICGIPCELTDTKDKNIAVSDFLTRNFYREIQKSGNDSTGTGGSGRIFIDRCGQEILERTSVLIKGDKVEVRFEMGMPARGRRIMGKAAQKIIFEQLPEIVEKSIIYDNLNKKALNEQVILVLDQEYARKMLKEKGLASFVANDSVLPRESGVSDKPMKNAVKFRSPEKFEITLKLPSGKEISGMGIPKGITLIVGGGYHGKSTLLAALERGVYNHIAQDGREFIISESDAVKIRAEDGRNVEKVNISGFINNLPQNKDTRAFSTENASGSTSQAANVAEALEYGTSLLLIDEDTSATNFMIRDGRMQKLVVKEKEPITPFIDRVKELYDNFGVSTILIVGGSGDYFDVANHVIMMDEYVPKDVTEKAKEIAKLDENKREFSSNDKFQGVTQRIPLKKSFSQSGKLDKTKAKGKYSILYGKELIDISGLEQLVDDSQTNCIAVMIDYFKNKVLDEKLTLSQAADRIYEKIEKEGLDSISSYTGHPGNLALPRKQEFCATVNRYRKLKIK from the coding sequence ATGAGAATAGAAAGATATATGGCTAGTAAAGGAGAGTTTACAGAAATGAAAAATTATAAAGAATTAGAAAAAACATTATTTTCAATGGATGGAAAAAGTTATTCGGCATATAAATCGCTTAAAGGAGAATATAAATTTGAAAAGTATATTTTTGCGATTGATCATGTGCAGTCGGATCCTTATGCTCCACCTTCAAAAATGAGGGTTATAATGGATAGGAAAATTTGTGGGATTCCTTGTGAGCTGACAGATACGAAGGATAAGAATATTGCAGTTTCGGATTTTCTTACGAGAAATTTTTACAGGGAAATTCAGAAAAGCGGAAATGATAGTACAGGAACTGGGGGGAGTGGAAGAATTTTTATTGACAGGTGTGGACAGGAAATCTTGGAAAGAACTTCAGTTCTGATAAAGGGGGATAAAGTTGAAGTGAGGTTTGAAATGGGGATGCCTGCGAGAGGCAGACGGATAATGGGAAAAGCTGCACAGAAAATTATTTTTGAGCAGCTGCCTGAAATTGTGGAAAAATCCATTATTTATGATAATTTGAATAAAAAAGCGCTAAATGAGCAGGTAATTCTAGTGCTGGATCAGGAATATGCGAGAAAAATGTTGAAGGAAAAAGGGCTTGCTTCATTTGTGGCTAATGATTCTGTGCTTCCACGTGAAAGTGGAGTTTCGGATAAGCCTATGAAAAATGCAGTTAAGTTTAGAAGTCCAGAAAAATTTGAGATTACATTAAAGCTTCCAAGTGGGAAAGAAATAAGCGGAATGGGAATTCCAAAAGGAATTACGCTAATTGTGGGTGGAGGTTATCACGGTAAATCCACGTTGCTTGCGGCACTTGAAAGAGGAGTTTACAACCACATTGCTCAAGATGGGCGTGAATTTATAATTTCTGAATCGGATGCGGTAAAAATACGTGCGGAAGATGGAAGAAATGTGGAAAAGGTTAATATAAGCGGATTTATCAATAACTTGCCACAAAATAAGGATACAAGGGCTTTTTCGACTGAAAATGCGAGCGGAAGCACGTCGCAGGCGGCAAATGTCGCAGAAGCACTGGAATACGGGACTTCTTTACTTCTAATAGATGAGGACACTTCGGCTACTAATTTTATGATTCGTGACGGAAGAATGCAAAAACTTGTGGTAAAGGAGAAAGAGCCGATAACGCCGTTTATTGACAGGGTAAAGGAACTTTATGACAATTTTGGAGTTTCTACGATATTGATTGTCGGGGGCTCTGGAGATTATTTTGATGTGGCAAATCACGTTATAATGATGGATGAATATGTGCCAAAAGATGTAACGGAAAAAGCAAAAGAGATTGCAAAATTAGATGAAAACAAGCGAGAATTTTCTTCAAATGATAAATTTCAAGGAGTTACACAGCGTATTCCACTCAAAAAAAGTTTTTCACAATCTGGAAAACTGGATAAAACCAAAGCCAAAGGGAAATACAGCATTCTATATGGAAAAGAATTAATTGATATTTCAGGGCTGGAGCAACTTGTGGATGATAGCCAAACAAACTGTATTGCCGTAATGATTGACTATTTTAAAAATAAGGTGCTGGATGAAAAATTGACACTTTCGCAAGCGGCTGACAGGATCTATGAAAAAATTGAAAAGGAAGGGCTTGACTCGATTTCTTCGTACACAGGGCATCCAGGAAATTTGGCATTGCCTAGAAAGCAGGAATTTTGTGCGACGGTGAATAGGTATAGGAAGTTGAAAATAAAATAG
- a CDS encoding flavin reductase family protein, translating into MFKKLEKNGFYYGFPVLLMTTKNKETGKSNVTPLSSSFVLGKSIVVGIGFGNKGFKNIENGSDVTFNVPDENLYESVKKIEKFTGDTEISEVKQNLGYIYCEDKFKIAGFTELAGEIVNSVRIKECPIHIEAKVTDIQKKDWFAIVTCEIQGIFVDEKIMKDDSHIDTKKWKPLIYKFREYTSTGDRLGLNFNFQEV; encoded by the coding sequence ATGTTTAAAAAATTAGAAAAAAATGGATTTTATTATGGATTTCCAGTATTACTGATGACTACAAAGAATAAAGAAACAGGCAAAAGCAATGTAACTCCGTTATCATCTTCATTTGTACTTGGGAAATCAATAGTTGTGGGAATAGGATTTGGAAATAAAGGATTTAAGAATATTGAAAATGGATCGGATGTAACTTTTAATGTTCCAGATGAAAACTTGTACGAAAGTGTAAAAAAGATTGAAAAATTTACAGGCGATACAGAAATATCAGAAGTAAAGCAGAATCTTGGATATATATACTGTGAAGATAAGTTTAAAATTGCAGGATTTACTGAACTAGCTGGTGAAATAGTAAATTCTGTGAGAATAAAGGAGTGTCCAATTCACATAGAGGCAAAAGTTACAGATATTCAAAAAAAAGACTGGTTTGCCATAGTAACCTGTGAAATACAGGGAATTTTTGTTGATGAAAAAATAATGAAGGATGATTCTCACATCGATACAAAGAAATGGAAACCATTAATTTATAAATTTAGGGAATATACCTCAACAGGCGATAGATTGGGATTGAATTTTAATTTTCAGGAAGTTTAA
- a CDS encoding VOC family protein, producing MKINHVAIYVKDLEKTREFYEKYFEAKANEKYHNKKTGLQTYFLSFPDSEARLEIMSRPELLERNDKIMNEGFIHLAFSVGNKENVDKLTQRLVNDGFRCLSGPRTTGDGYYESVIEDCEGNLIEITE from the coding sequence ATGAAAATAAATCATGTAGCAATTTATGTAAAAGATTTGGAAAAAACAAGGGAATTTTATGAGAAATATTTTGAAGCAAAGGCAAATGAGAAATATCATAATAAAAAAACTGGATTACAGACTTATTTCTTAAGTTTTCCAGATAGTGAAGCACGGCTTGAAATAATGTCACGTCCTGAACTTTTGGAAAGAAATGATAAAATAATGAATGAAGGCTTTATCCATCTTGCTTTTAGCGTTGGAAACAAAGAAAATGTCGATAAATTGACACAAAGACTTGTAAATGACGGGTTTAGATGTTTAAGCGGACCTAGGACGACTGGAGATGGATATTATGAGAGTGTTATTGAGGATTGTGAAGGGAATTTGATTGAAATAACGGAATGA
- a CDS encoding YczE/YyaS/YitT family protein produces the protein MNRMIRAYGLLILLTILAGMELALLVKMNVGVGPWDAMALSFSFLTGIKMGTIAIICNYLCVLGQLILLKKEFKKINFLQIPISMLLGYSINFFVYVVFKNMAFNNYIFRITTNVIVLVSVAFTMGAIVVLGLPTFALEGFCSAIHVKTGIPFAKFRQWVDFFCVGLVVILTLVFPIEWSLREGTIISMALFGPLLGIFMPGIEKLYEKWDLVDGKSQIEKEIEGLE, from the coding sequence ATGAATAGAATGATAAGAGCGTATGGATTGCTTATATTACTTACGATACTGGCAGGTATGGAATTAGCACTTTTGGTAAAGATGAATGTAGGAGTTGGACCTTGGGATGCGATGGCACTATCTTTTTCGTTTTTGACAGGAATAAAAATGGGAACAATAGCGATAATATGTAATTATTTATGTGTATTGGGACAACTTATTTTACTAAAAAAGGAATTTAAAAAGATAAATTTTTTACAAATACCTATTTCTATGTTGCTAGGATATTCAATTAATTTTTTTGTATATGTAGTTTTTAAAAATATGGCATTTAATAACTATATTTTTAGAATAACAACTAATGTTATAGTACTTGTATCAGTTGCCTTTACAATGGGAGCGATAGTAGTTTTGGGATTGCCAACATTTGCTTTGGAAGGTTTTTGCAGTGCGATACATGTAAAAACTGGGATTCCGTTTGCAAAGTTTAGGCAATGGGTAGATTTTTTCTGTGTTGGGCTTGTAGTTATTTTGACACTTGTATTTCCTATAGAATGGAGTCTACGTGAAGGCACGATAATTAGCATGGCTCTGTTTGGGCCTTTACTTGGAATATTTATGCCAGGAATTGAAAAACTCTATGAAAAATGGGATTTGGTAGATGGAAAAAGTCAAATTGAGAAGGAAATAGAAGGATTGGAATAA
- a CDS encoding 6-phospho-beta-glucosidase — MGFRKDFLWGGATAANQLEGAYNEDGRGLANVDLSPVGEDRLAVITGEKKMLEFDDEHFYPAKGAIDFYHRYKEDIELFAEMGFKTYRMSIAWTRIFPNGDEETPNEKGLEFYENVFKECRKYGIEPLVTITHFDFPIHLIKEYGGWRNRKVIDFYKRLCTVIFTRYKGLVKYWITFNEINILLHAPFMGAGIVFEEGENKNQVLYTAAHNELVASAWVTKIGHEIDPENKIGCMLAAGKFYPLTSKPEDVWVALEKDRENYFFIDVQARGYYPAYAKKFFERENINIGITNEDEKILRENPVDFVSFSYYTTRCISAEADRLGEGNLLKTMRNPYIEVTDWGWGLDPLGFRTTINEIYDRYQKPLFVVENGLGAVDIPDADGYVEDDYRIDYLRNHIKAMKEAVELDGVELLGYTTWGPIDLVSAGTGEMKKRYGFIYVDRDNDGNGTLKRSKKKSFDWYKKVIASNGEDLD; from the coding sequence ATGGGATTTAGAAAAGACTTTTTATGGGGCGGAGCTACTGCCGCAAATCAGCTTGAAGGAGCTTATAATGAGGATGGAAGAGGACTTGCAAATGTAGATTTGTCGCCAGTTGGGGAAGATAGGCTTGCTGTAATTACTGGAGAGAAAAAAATGCTGGAATTTGACGATGAGCATTTTTATCCTGCTAAAGGGGCGATTGATTTTTATCATAGATACAAGGAAGATATTGAATTATTTGCAGAAATGGGATTTAAGACTTATAGAATGTCGATAGCATGGACTCGTATTTTCCCAAATGGAGATGAAGAAACTCCGAATGAAAAAGGGCTTGAATTTTATGAAAATGTATTTAAGGAATGTAGAAAATATGGAATTGAGCCATTGGTTACAATAACGCATTTTGATTTTCCTATTCACTTAATCAAGGAATATGGGGGATGGAGAAACAGAAAAGTTATTGATTTCTACAAAAGATTGTGTACTGTAATTTTCACTAGATATAAAGGGCTTGTAAAATATTGGATTACGTTTAATGAAATTAATATTTTATTACACGCACCGTTTATGGGAGCAGGAATTGTTTTTGAAGAAGGGGAAAATAAAAATCAGGTTTTGTATACTGCGGCACACAATGAATTGGTGGCAAGCGCTTGGGTTACAAAAATTGGACATGAAATTGATCCAGAAAACAAAATTGGATGTATGCTTGCGGCTGGGAAATTTTATCCACTTACTTCAAAACCAGAAGATGTGTGGGTTGCACTTGAAAAAGACAGAGAAAATTATTTTTTCATAGATGTGCAGGCTCGTGGATATTATCCTGCCTATGCTAAGAAATTCTTTGAAAGAGAAAATATAAACATTGGAATTACAAATGAAGATGAGAAAATTTTGAGGGAAAATCCAGTTGATTTCGTAAGTTTTTCATATTACACAACTCGTTGTATCTCTGCAGAAGCTGATAGACTTGGAGAAGGAAACTTGCTAAAAACAATGAGAAATCCGTATATTGAAGTGACAGACTGGGGATGGGGGCTAGATCCGTTAGGATTTAGAACTACAATAAACGAAATTTATGACAGATATCAAAAACCATTGTTTGTTGTGGAAAACGGGCTTGGAGCTGTGGATATTCCAGATGCAGATGGATATGTGGAAGATGATTATAGAATTGACTATTTGAGAAATCATATAAAGGCAATGAAGGAAGCGGTTGAACTGGATGGAGTAGAACTTCTAGGGTATACAACTTGGGGGCCTATTGACTTAGTAAGTGCAGGAACTGGAGAAATGAAAAAACGTTACGGATTTATCTATGTAGATAGAGATAATGATGGAAATGGAACATTGAAGAGAAGCAAGAAAAAATCATTTGACTGGTATAAAAAAGTTATTGCAAGTAATGGAGAAGATTTGGATTAG